From the genome of Mugil cephalus isolate CIBA_MC_2020 chromosome 2, CIBA_Mcephalus_1.1, whole genome shotgun sequence, one region includes:
- the gpank1 gene encoding G patch domain and ankyrin repeat-containing protein 1 yields the protein MAALGFTPASDHDVFSIETGPSSSKTSSVLSGKEIRHFYENLIKGDRDQDESRDQHHSREHPGRHSSGGARARRKRRRGNGAGEGQQGQTSSVVQRVGVSEEDQRRETRQSERSMELLGLRLLRCAHEGDIPVLKELLSKGVDINFQDAFFWTAVMCASWSGQRAAVRLLLQHGAAWVGVVDTQGRDAKDLALEAGHSDVVEELMSYGRSSQGETQCDRSSRSLQSQWCDVCGSEYSSSLSSHLSSTLHQFSLRRPPPTPYYCLPPSSNSYKMMVRCGWKPGTGLGPEGEGPQQPVPTVLKRDQEGLGFGHQKRAKVTHFQAGDKDAVKPRSREERGKRGQRKEECKRKEEKDKNWERDFRASFYS from the exons ATGGCTGCTTTAGGTTTCACTCCTGCCAGCGACCACGATGTTTTCAGCATTGAGACCGGTCCATCCAGCTCTAAAACGAGCAGCGTGCTTAGTGGGAAAGAAATCAGGCATTTCTACGAGAACTTGATAAAAGGTGACAGAGATCAAGATGAGTCAAGAGACCAACATCATAGCAGAGAACATCCGGGTAGACACTCAAGTGGAGGAGCGAgggcgaggaggaagaggaggagggggaacgGGGCTGGGGAGGGTCAGCAGGGTCAGACTTCTTCTGTGGTGCAAAGAGTGGGTGTAAGTGAAGAGGATCAGAGAAGAGAGACGAGACAGTCGGAGAGATCCATGGAGCTGCTGGGACTCCGGTTGCTACGCTGTGCCCACGAAGGAGACATCCCCGTCCTCAAAGAGCTGCTCTCTAAGGGAGTCGACATCAACTTCCAG GACGCTTTCTTCTGGACGGCGGTGATGTGCGCAAGCTGGTCCGGACAGAGGGCGGCGGTGagactgctgctgcaacacGGAGCTGCCTGGGTTGGAGTGGTGGATACGCAGGGCAGAGATGCTAAAGACCTGGCCCTGGAAG CGGGCCACAGTGATGTGGTGGAGGAGTTGATGAGCTATGGGAGAAGTTCACAGGGGGAAACGCAGTGTGACAGAAG CTCCAGGTCCCTCCAGTCTCAGTGGTGCGACGTGTGCGGCAGCGAGTACAGCAGCAGCTTGTCATCACATCTGTCGTCCACTCTGCACCAGTTCAGTCTGCGGCGTCCTCCACCCACCCCCTACTACTGCCTCCCGCCCTCCAGTAACAGCTACAAGATGATGGTTCGTTGTGGCTGGAAACCGGGGACAGGGCTGGGGCCGGAGGGAGAGGGCCCCCAACAACCAGTGCCCACTGTGTTGAAGAGAGACCAGGAGGGTTTGGGGTTTGGACACCAGAAAAGAGCCAAAGTTACTCACTTCCAAGCCGGGGATAAGGACGCCGTGAAACCCCGGtccagagaggagagggggaagagaggacagaggaaggaagaatgtaagagaaaagaggaaaaggacaaaaattGGGAAAGAGATTTTCGCGCGTCGTTCTATTCATGA